The DNA segment ACCCGCGCCACCACTTCCTACTGCAGAGCGACCACCTGCGACGGCATTAGCACGTGTCGGTGCCTCAACGTCCATGGTGACATTCGATCGTGGTAGTTCAGAGCGTTGTTCTTCTAATCGGGAGCCTTGGCAGCGTACCAACATTTCCAAAAAGTCATCGTCAGGTTGTTGAGTAGTAGTAGCACTGCGTGCTAGCTGTCCATGCCCGTGGTTGTGGCCCGAATTGGTGCCAGGAGGGACATTCGCATTACTGAATGGCTTTACACTAATTGCAACAATGCCATCCCCACCATTACCGCTGGATATGGAGTTTTGCTGTGCTAACGGCTTACGCGTGGCGCCCGAACTAGATGTGAGCGCAGatgctccacctgccaataggGCTGATGTATTTGGTGGATTTCTAGCAATTTTAATTGAACAACGTTGGTCATCCATTCGTTTTGATTGTGAGCGTGATAAAAGATCAAAAAAGTCTTCATCCTGTGCCTTAGATTTTGGGCCAGTTCCTTTTGGAACGCGTTTTTCATCTAATATATTACTTTGACTCGCGTGTTTTCCATCTGGGGTAATTTTAATTAGATCTAATTGCTCCATGCTTTGACGCCTTACACGAacctgaaaaatttatttagtatgtAATCATGAAATCTTATGGTAGGAAATCTGTAAACAACATACCATACGACTTTGTGTACTGCCTGAACTGTCGGAACGTTGATCAATAATGGCTGAAACATCTGACGCAATCGAACGTTCTTCACAGTCAATTGGTGAATCAGGTAATCCAAGCAATTTTCGCAAGTCAGATATGTTTACCCGGGCCGTACTTTCTCCAATCGGATCTTGCAATTCAACGGCTAGTATAAGGTGAGCTTCGGCATACAACAGAGCTTTTTCATGGTTTCCGATAGCAGAATGTGCATTACCAAGAGACCAACAGGCACGGGCTTCTCCAACACGATCTCCCAGCTCTTGTGCTATGGCTAAGTGACGATGATGGTAGTCAATAGCTGTTGAGAATTCTCGTAGAAGAGTATATGTATTTCCAAGACTGTAACATGCTTGTGCCTCAACTTCGCGCTCTCCAAGCTCGATGGCCAATGCTAATGTTCTTTTATAATGATCCGCTGCTTCTTCAAATTGTCCCAGGAAAATATGTGAATTTCCTAAATTACTATTAGCACGTCGTTCAGCGGAGCGATCACCAAATTCCCGTGCAATGCAAAGTCTCTCTTGATGGTGTTCGATAGCAGCTTGAAAATTACCTAcgatcaataaaattttataaaaaaatgtgttaataaaattaatgttaCTACTTCTTTATAAGTAAACTTACCCAGTAGGTAATAAGTATTGCCCAAGTTTCCACACGCTCGGCCTTGTGCACTACGATCTCCCAATTCTCTCatcaactttaaattttcttgatAAAATTCAACAGCTTTACTCAATGCCTCGCGTACATCATCTCCGTAGTCGCCAGGATTACCTTGACCCATATGTTTTCCCTTTGCATGATACACGTTTCCCAAATTGTAAAGAGCACGACCTTCTGACAGTTTGTCTCCAAGTTGTCGCGCTAGGGTTAGATGACGATCGCAACAAATAGCTGCTTCATTAAATCGACCCATAACTTTCAAAGTGTTTCCTAAATTTCCCGACGACTTAGCCTCGCCCAGCTTGTCATTCATGGTGCGAGCTAGTGTGAGATCAAGTTTATGATATTGCATGGCTTTGGTATAGTCACCTAAATAGAAGTACGCATTTCCCAATTGAGAATAAATCGCGGACAAGGTACGCAAATCATTTGTGCCAGCTTGAATAGCGGCTTGAAAGAATGCCAC comes from the Bactrocera neohumeralis isolate Rockhampton chromosome 2, APGP_CSIRO_Bneo_wtdbg2-racon-allhic-juicebox.fasta_v2, whole genome shotgun sequence genome and includes:
- the LOC126751071 gene encoding G-protein-signaling modulator 2 — its product is MSSLSASAENVSSAGAGGGMDQGAGASDGSSSMCLELALEGERLCKSGDCRSGVAFFQAAIQAGTNDLRTLSAIYSQLGNAYFYLGDYTKAMQYHKLDLTLARTMNDKLGEAKSSGNLGNTLKVMGRFNEAAICCDRHLTLARQLGDKLSEGRALYNLGNVYHAKGKHMGQGNPGDYGDDVREALSKAVEFYQENLKLMRELGDRSAQGRACGNLGNTYYLLGNFQAAIEHHQERLCIAREFGDRSAERRANSNLGNSHIFLGQFEEAADHYKRTLALAIELGEREVEAQACYSLGNTYTLLREFSTAIDYHHRHLAIAQELGDRVGEARACWSLGNAHSAIGNHEKALLYAEAHLILAVELQDPIGESTARVNISDLRKLLGLPDSPIDCEERSIASDVSAIIDQRSDSSGSTQSRMVRVRRQSMEQLDLIKITPDGKHASQSNILDEKRVPKGTGPKSKAQDEDFFDLLSRSQSKRMDDQRCSIKIARNPPNTSALLAGGASALTSSSGATRKPLAQQNSISSGNGGDGIVAISVKPFSNANVPPGTNSGHNHGHGQLARSATTTQQPDDDFLEMLVRCQGSRLEEQRSELPRSNVTMDVEAPTRANAVAGGRSAVGSGGAGGTTVPDEDFFSLIMKVQSGRMEDQRAAIPGFGGFPQRNTGNGGTASGTGEKINNNANNQSKP